In Methanosarcina siciliae T4/M, one genomic interval encodes:
- a CDS encoding PGF-pre-PGF domain-containing protein, which translates to MWKMNKELSSLFILIFALQVFAGSAAATTIYVDSDGSGNYTTVQDALDNAVDGNTIIVRPGNYDEDLAVDVSVTLIGSSGYPTVGKIEVNRQSQISGLTITGGVRFEQAGMSCIIRNNKFDECGVSIGNNYACGNQTIIDNLFTDSPIGVFTYDSIDNKITGNTFQNCHTGIELTYGIGRHVVKDNTFQDCDVGIRLIEDSATIYNNYFSSDINLVLEDDGDARLNTTKTAGTNIIDGPYIGGNFWGSPSGDGFSQTHPDTNGDGIAEEEYQVDEGVIDYLPLVTPRTEPEPVLPIANFRANTTHGNAPLSVLFTDTSQNATGLSWDVNGDGVEDSNAASFAYTYTSRGTYEAKLTVSNANGTDTETAVITVMEEEIPILPVANFTVNKTSGYYPLNVLFTDTSQNATGLSWDVNGDGVEDSNAASFAYTYTSRGTYEAKLTVSNANGTDTETAVITVMEEEIPILPVANFTVNKTSGYYPLTILFTDTSQNATGLSWDVNGDGVEDSNAASFAYTYTSRGTYEAKLTVSNANGTDTETAVITVMEEEIPILPVANFTVNKTSGYYPLTVLFTDTSQNATGLSWDVNGDGVEDSNAASFAYTYTSRGTYEAKLTVSNANGTDTETAVITVMEEEIPILPVANFTVNKTSGYYPLTVLFTDTSQNATGLSWDVNGDGVEDSNAASFAYTYTSRGTYEAKLTASNANGTDTETATIDVVKKSSSGSSGGGGGGGGSPEPAKNVKVKELAQVFITNGKAIKFEFKKNATCIVYVGFDAKKNAGKTTTIVEELKGKSSLVSELPAGEVYKSFNVWVGNSGYATSKNIENPVICFKVENTWIEDENVDKASITLNRYSDKKWEQLPAKISGEDDTYLYFTSDVPGFSSFAITGTSTTASEIVTGNGTSLETRALQDDGNESTDMDTQEEQEGSTKFSDIPPVYGIIGIFVLGLICVIIYLKLPK; encoded by the coding sequence ATGTGGAAAATGAACAAAGAGTTATCTAGTTTATTTATACTGATCTTTGCCCTTCAGGTTTTTGCCGGAAGTGCAGCAGCTACAACAATTTACGTTGATAGTGACGGGTCTGGAAATTACACGACAGTTCAGGATGCGTTAGATAATGCGGTTGACGGAAACACCATAATTGTGAGACCTGGAAATTATGATGAAGATCTTGCTGTTGATGTCTCTGTGACCCTTATAGGTTCATCCGGGTATCCCACCGTAGGCAAAATAGAAGTTAACCGGCAGTCGCAAATCTCCGGACTCACAATCACAGGGGGAGTCCGTTTTGAGCAGGCTGGCATGTCCTGTATAATAAGGAACAATAAATTCGATGAATGCGGCGTAAGTATAGGCAATAACTACGCTTGTGGGAATCAAACAATAATTGATAATCTTTTTACAGACAGCCCGATTGGTGTATTTACATATGACAGTATTGATAACAAAATTACCGGAAACACGTTTCAGAACTGCCACACAGGAATAGAACTTACGTACGGTATAGGCCGCCATGTTGTTAAAGATAACACTTTCCAGGACTGTGATGTAGGTATACGCTTAATCGAGGACTCTGCTACAATATATAATAATTATTTTAGTAGTGATATCAATCTGGTGCTGGAGGATGACGGAGATGCCCGGTTAAATACTACTAAGACCGCAGGTACGAACATTATAGACGGCCCGTACATAGGAGGGAATTTCTGGGGTTCTCCCTCAGGAGACGGTTTCTCTCAAACCCACCCGGACACAAACGGCGACGGGATTGCAGAAGAGGAATACCAGGTCGATGAAGGTGTAATTGACTACCTGCCTCTGGTAACTCCCCGAACGGAACCTGAACCGGTTCTTCCGATCGCAAATTTCAGGGCAAATACGACTCACGGTAACGCCCCTCTTTCTGTCCTCTTCACCGACACTTCACAGAATGCAACCGGATTGAGCTGGGATGTTAATGGTGACGGGGTCGAAGACTCTAATGCGGCAAGCTTTGCTTATACATACACTTCCAGAGGGACTTATGAAGCAAAACTGACCGTGAGCAATGCAAACGGCACGGATACCGAAACTGCTGTGATTACCGTGATGGAAGAAGAAATTCCTATTCTTCCCGTAGCAAACTTCACAGTGAATAAAACCAGCGGGTATTACCCCCTTAATGTCCTCTTCACCGACACTTCGCAGAATGCAACCGGATTGAGCTGGGATGTTAATGGTGACGGGGTCGAAGACTCTAATGCGGCAAGCTTTGCTTACACATACACTTCCAGAGGGACTTATGAAGCCAAACTGACCGTGAGCAATGCAAACGGCACGGATACCGAAACTGCTGTGATTACCGTGATGGAAGAAGAAATTCCTATTCTTCCCGTAGCAAACTTCACAGTGAATAAAACCAGCGGGTATTACCCTCTTACTATCCTCTTCACCGACACTTCACAGAATGCAACCGGATTGAGCTGGGATGTTAATGGTGACGGGGTCGAAGACTCTAATGCGGCAAGCTTTGCTTACACATACACTTCCAGAGGGACTTATGAAGCAAAACTGACCGTGAGCAATGCAAACGGCACGGATACCGAAACTGCTGTGATTACCGTGATGGAAGAAGAAATTCCTATTCTTCCCGTAGCAAACTTCACAGTGAATAAAACCAGCGGGTATTACCCTCTTACTGTCCTCTTCACCGACACTTCACAGAATGCAACCGGATTGAGCTGGGATGTTAATGGTGACGGGGTCGAAGACTCTAATGCGGCAAGCTTTGCTTACACATACACTTCCAGAGGGACTTATGAAGCAAAACTGACCGTGAGCAATGCAAACGGCACGGATACCGAAACTGCTGTGATTACCGTGATGGAAGAAGAAATTCCTATTCTTCCCGTAGCAAACTTCACAGTGAATAAAACCAGCGGGTATTACCCTCTTACTGTCCTCTTCACCGACACTTCGCAGAATGCAACCGGACTGAGCTGGGATGTTAATGGTGACGGGGTCGAAGACTCTAATGCGGCAAGCTTTGCTTATACATACACTTCCAGAGGGACTTATGAAGCAAAACTGACCGCGAGCAATGCAAACGGCACGGATACTGAAACTGCAACTATAGATGTTGTGAAAAAAAGCAGTAGTGGAAGCAGCGGAGGAGGCGGAGGAGGCGGGGGCTCTCCCGAACCTGCAAAGAATGTTAAAGTAAAGGAGCTTGCCCAGGTATTCATCACAAATGGAAAGGCTATAAAGTTTGAATTTAAGAAAAATGCAACCTGTATTGTATATGTGGGCTTCGATGCAAAGAAGAACGCAGGCAAGACCACAACCATTGTTGAGGAATTAAAAGGCAAATCCTCACTTGTTTCCGAACTGCCTGCCGGGGAGGTCTACAAGTCCTTTAATGTCTGGGTAGGAAATTCCGGATACGCAACCTCAAAGAATATCGAAAACCCGGTCATCTGTTTCAAGGTTGAAAATACCTGGATTGAGGATGAAAACGTGGATAAAGCTTCAATTACCCTTAACAGGTACAGTGACAAAAAATGGGAGCAACTACCTGCCAAAATCTCAGGTGAAGATGATACGTATCTGTATTTCACATCCGATGTCCCGGGGTTTTCTTCCTTTGCAATAACAGGGACTTCAACAACTGCCTCTGAAATCGTAACCGGAAACGGGACCTCTCTGGAAACCCGGGCCCTGCAGGATGACGGGAATGAAAGTACGGATATGGACACACAGGAAGAGCAGGAAGGGAGCACAAAATTCTCTGATATTCCTCCGGTCTACGGGATAATCGGCATATTCGTTTTAGGCCTGATATGTGTGATCATTTATCTAAAGCTCCCAAAATAA
- a CDS encoding right-handed parallel beta-helix repeat-containing protein: MKIKHKILICISIFILFSIITAGIVSATDVHVYPEDSIQDAVKNASSGDTIIVSPGTYAENIEVNKSVTIKSKSGNPNDTIIRAANPGNHIFHVTASNVAILGFTITGAFEEPENRYFPDAGFSVSTFNETTGKDEVVYSSEGQWALIPKNWAGIYVDNTDNNIINNNIFLGNNRGILLNSSSNNLLENNTAIDNDGAISIWDFSNFNIVRNNNISADEKYRMDKYGISLKESDGNEVYNNNLLRLGITLLQSDANKLVNNTINPGGIGITLIESNKNELSLNSISTSSTGIFLRENSSFNKLTDNTISDNFMGIELQTYSNNNTISKNTLNNNEDIYYSDDSNNNEISENNIDYGKYLKRAYDKYVIGVYRGYIVLISISVFGIIYLFFFMFRK, from the coding sequence ATGAAAATTAAACATAAAATCCTAATTTGCATTAGTATATTCATTTTATTTTCGATTATAACTGCAGGCATTGTATCAGCTACTGATGTCCATGTTTATCCGGAAGACTCAATTCAGGATGCTGTCAAAAATGCTTCTTCTGGGGATACGATTATTGTGTCTCCGGGAACCTATGCAGAGAACATAGAAGTTAATAAGTCGGTAACTATAAAATCAAAATCCGGAAATCCCAATGACACGATTATCAGAGCTGCAAATCCGGGCAATCACATATTTCATGTAACTGCAAGCAATGTTGCTATCCTGGGTTTTACCATAACAGGTGCTTTTGAAGAACCAGAGAATCGTTATTTTCCGGATGCAGGCTTCAGTGTCAGTACTTTCAATGAAACAACAGGCAAAGACGAAGTTGTCTATTCATCTGAAGGACAATGGGCTCTTATACCAAAAAACTGGGCAGGAATTTATGTTGATAATACTGATAACAACATAATCAACAACAATATTTTTTTGGGGAACAATCGAGGTATTTTGCTTAATTCATCAAGTAATAATTTACTGGAAAATAATACTGCAATTGATAATGACGGTGCAATTTCAATCTGGGATTTTAGTAATTTCAACATTGTCAGGAATAATAACATAAGTGCGGATGAAAAATACAGGATGGATAAATACGGAATCAGTTTGAAAGAATCCGATGGCAATGAAGTTTATAATAATAATCTATTGCGGCTTGGTATAACACTGCTTCAATCAGACGCTAACAAACTAGTCAATAATACAATAAATCCTGGGGGAATAGGAATTACTCTCATCGAATCCAACAAGAATGAACTTAGCCTAAACTCCATATCCACATCCAGTACCGGCATATTTTTACGGGAAAATTCCAGTTTCAATAAATTAACTGATAATACCATATCTGACAACTTTATGGGGATCGAACTGCAAACATATAGCAACAACAACACAATTTCCAAAAACACATTAAATAATAATGAGGATATTTATTATTCGGATGACAGCAACAATAATGAAATTTCCGAAAACAATATAGACTACGGTAAATATCTTAAAAGAGCATACGATAAATATGTCATAGGGGTATACCGAGGATACATCGTTTTAATCTCCATATCTGTGTTCGGCATAATTTATTTATTCTTCTTTATGTTTCGAAAATGA
- a CDS encoding UPF0280 family protein, producing the protein MPESTQDPAKEPARTSIKEHFQLRETIVTIAADDSAHIEAAKEAIRVHRAALETYILADSYFQFTLEPYECPENAPEVVRRMVKAGNTMGIGPMSAVAGTISALAVEAMEKAGAKYAIVDNGGDIALINDRPVVVGIYAGQSPIKNLGLIFEPRDSITGICTSAGTVGPSISFGMADAAAIFSDDVSLADAAATALGNEVGIGKEAVEASFKVVKAVPGIKGALVIQGEYIGMWGTVPKITRAEVRHEFITKA; encoded by the coding sequence ATGCCAGAATCCACGCAAGATCCCGCTAAAGAACCTGCCAGAACCTCGATCAAAGAGCATTTTCAGCTAAGGGAAACCATTGTCACGATTGCGGCTGATGACTCTGCCCATATCGAAGCCGCAAAAGAAGCCATCAGAGTACACAGGGCAGCCCTTGAGACCTACATCCTTGCAGACTCTTATTTTCAGTTTACCCTCGAACCTTACGAATGCCCGGAAAATGCCCCTGAAGTGGTTCGGAGGATGGTAAAAGCCGGAAACACTATGGGAATCGGGCCCATGAGCGCGGTTGCGGGCACAATTTCAGCCCTTGCTGTGGAAGCAATGGAAAAGGCCGGAGCAAAATATGCTATTGTTGATAACGGCGGGGATATTGCACTTATCAATGACCGTCCGGTTGTGGTCGGGATTTATGCAGGGCAGTCTCCGATAAAAAATCTGGGCTTAATTTTTGAGCCCAGAGACTCGATTACGGGAATCTGCACCTCGGCAGGGACGGTGGGACCTTCGATCAGTTTCGGGATGGCGGACGCAGCGGCAATTTTTTCGGATGATGTTTCCCTTGCGGATGCGGCTGCAACGGCACTGGGGAATGAGGTTGGGATAGGAAAGGAAGCTGTTGAGGCTTCATTCAAGGTTGTAAAGGCCGTGCCTGGAATAAAAGGAGCACTGGTGATTCAGGGAGAGTATATAGGAATGTGGGGGACAGTGCCAAAAATCACACGAGCCGAGGTCAGGCATGAGTTTATCACAAAAGCGTGA